The following proteins come from a genomic window of Doryrhamphus excisus isolate RoL2022-K1 chromosome 12, RoL_Dexc_1.0, whole genome shotgun sequence:
- the lrrk1 gene encoding leucine-rich repeat serine/threonine-protein kinase 1 isoform X3, producing the protein MGARASSLPGPGPSLGSAFGPSPTLESIHRAYEEGEEEAARDLIQRASCVQCSAGGPCVEGERLLCVAAQHGDVDSVRYLLEEVQVSVPPEPSKQNPAMVAAYFGHSSVVQVLLDSIPGVRSELLSWMLATSCQQAHLDVVRLLVNCYGADTKDCAVHSDDFAVISGLPLYAAAQAGSEEIADFLLQNGASFSSYTLMDHPAFSTRLLKRRVVESSQDGEQALSVCWSGLQLPWLEVDWFVGVSSLITDLDLSSNSLASLPSVLPWGLVRLRNLDLSNNLLTELPPAAASQEVICSRLHQVNLSQNQLSTLPSGLLHLTHIQRLSAAKNRLVSLFDIPDSTNWIGLRKLEELDVSDNRLTSLPVAVMHALKSLLFLNVCRNRLSSFPDPWSCPLKHCKASSNQIQSLPDNISIFWKSHLQDVDFSDNGLKELPSYIFELEALVSLRLCGNVISTLPAPSKWTCSQLRTLDLSRNQLGKGEEVPKSRRLSFLTTWSRRDPDPACPIEFPAFLRDSLEVLFLNDNQLECVPQSVCGLSGLSELYLSNNGGIRELPIELGHLTNLWQLDIENLNISNVPQEVRREGPAAVLAFLRAHLRKAEPCHLLKMLLIGPPRQGKSALLEALQMGKVSAFTPAECSISTSTWELDHPNGGKNNKKPVVFNVWDVGGPASMSAVTQCFFTDSALYVLTWNLSLGEEAVASLQTWLLNIEARAPNSVVVVVGTHLDLIDSKFRTERLATLRAYILALCRSPSGARASGYPDISCKHLQSVNILAMGGCIAQGFLSVCVCVCVCVCVCVCVCARVCVCVCVCVCACVCVCVRVCVRRSEVSSRTLEGLDGLKKLIHQAALWMKDGSASACGRKLLGRLIPRSYLTLREAVIAEKGRRHAEGEVQFLTEEHLDRFIQQNPESDIRDYEDLQSALNFLMETGTLLHFPDTSHGLCTLYFLCPVWLSECLQRIIHLKSSRCVARNGVIRTEDLRMLLVGTGFTQHTEEQYFQFLAKFEIALPVANNSYLLPHLLPPKPAMDVHCFLPQSTNMLQRLFKMSFVPAGFWERFIARMLISLTEMDRQSFEPKRNTRTRCSRTSVIYSFGGSHQRNRCSTFRVRRSQTIYWREGLLVTFDGGYLSVESSDVNWKKKKSGGIKIICQSETRDFSAMAFITDHVNALIEQWFPALTTTESDGSLVMEQYAPCPWCASWVRQNQTELRDGQPGQDADRGGVYLFNMEDCALAAAEEDHIVCPRHPEQPVPLQELVPELFMTDFPARLFLEKNLLEYSEDEASIIGQGGSGTIVYRARYRDQPVAIKRFHFRKCRQQTVTTDTMMKHLHSADACRCFSEFRQEAAMLHSLQHPCVVSLVGVSIHPLCFALQLAPLGSLNSVLEERCQGCRYAPLGHMITFKVAYQIAAGLAYLHRKNIIFCDLKSDNILVWSLEEEHPVNVKLSDYGISRQSFHEGALGVEGTPGYQAPEVQPGVVYDEKVDMFSYGMVLYELLSGRRPTLGHRQLHISKKLSKGVRPHLGEPEEVQFHFLHGLMMECWDTKPEKRPMASQCVRRMMEPSFACLRYVLQSGSHSQLFLSSLKGHGVVFWDGDGHDRNYSVLNVEKGQVEVKRMSCPGSRVSCQMKLSNTLWVATEEQEVYIYILKDMCPLHQPQKRLSCPAVITCFFPVPAGEQNPEQVFAGMSDGLVAVYSVQEGLPAEGEAYLCSHTLNKTSFGLLDSDPRQRSVPVRCMVLVGGGSQLWFSNGAGLLVVDRVTLDPLRRLDPYAPPSSIVSMATGFSAWGEESVWTLDDVSNTLLLFHAASFSPCARYCCGDCNPLRDVFGVQRPSGNSAHTEAVKDEEEAEPTSTDATLIYKEEAGIQLIPHHDSLTGHSISSSCSVDTSDVSIAPASLQQDGGGDERRKAERSFPCLQAVKVVMVEDLLWVFRRSGDVMLIEVQPNSGEPRGRVIAVLNPPGGSSALGTLVEAGLVAKETVVCGFRNADAVWSVCAWRAWHSRPLDVFYRTSEELGRVESSVRRRR; encoded by the exons GCGTACTTCGGACACAGCAGTGTGGTGCAAGTTCTGCTGGATTCAATCCCAG GTGTTCGGAGCGAGCTTCTCAGCTGGATGCTGGCCACCTCGTGTCAGCAGGCCCACCTGGACGTGGTCCGCTTGCTGGTCAACTGCTACGGCGCCGACACCAAAGACTGCGCCGTCCACAGCGATGACTTTGCCGTCATCAGCGGCTTGCCGCTCTACGCCGCCGCACAAGCAG GCAGCGAGGAGATTGCGGACTTCCTGTTACAGAATGGAGCCAGCTTCTCCTCGTACACGCTGATGGACCATCCCGCCTTCAGCACACGCCTCCTCAAACGCAGAGTGGTGGAGAGCAGCCAAGATGGAGAACAG GCCCTCAGTGTGTGCTGGAGCGGACTACAGTTGCCCTGGCTAGAAGTGGACTGGTTTGTGGGCGTGTCCTCCCTCATCACCGACTTGGACCTGTCCTCCAACAGCCTGGCATCGTTGCCCTCCGTGCTTCCTTGGGGTCTGGTCCGCCTCCGGAACCTGGACCTGTCCAACAACCTCCTCACGGAGCTGCCGCCGGCCGCCGCCTCTCAGGAGGTCATCTGTTCCAG GTTACATCAGGTCAATCTGTCCCAGAACCAGCTCAGCACTTTACCCAGCGGCCTGCTCCACCTGACCCACATCCAGAGACTGTCTGCAGCCAAGAACCGGCTGGTGTCCTTGTTTGATATTCCCGACT CGACCAACTGGATTGGACTCCGCAAGCTGGAGGAGCTAGACGTGTCCGACAACCGTCTGACCTCGCTGCCCGTCGCCGTCATGCACGCGCTCAAATCCCTGCTCTTCCTCAATGTGTGTCGCAACAGGCTGAGCAGCTTTCCAGACCCCTGGTCCTGCCCCCTG AAACACTGCAAGGCCTCCTCCAACCAGATTCAGAGTCTTCCAGACAACATCTCCATCTTCTGGAAAAGTCATCTGCAGGATGTGGACTTCTCTGACAACGGTCTCAAAGAGCTGCCCTCCTACATCTTTGAGCTGGAG GCGCTGGTCTCGTTGAGATTGTGCGGGAATGTCATCAGCACCCTTCCGGCACCTTCTAAGTGGACATGCTCCCAGCTCAGGACACTTGACCTTTCCAGGAACCAACTGGGCAA AGGCGAAGAGGTGCCCAAATCCAGAAGACTTTCCTTCCTGACCACATGGAGCAGAAGAGATCCAGATCCAG CGTGTCCTATCGAGTTCCCGGCTTTTCTTCGGGATTCTCTGGAGGTTCTGTTCCTGAACGACAACCAGCTGGAGTGCGTCCCACAGTCTGTATGTGGTCTGAGTGGCCTCAGCGAGCTCTACCTGTCCAA TAATGGCGGCATCCGTGAGCTTCCAATAGAGCTGGGTCACCTGACTAACCTGTGGCAGCTGGACATCGAGAACCTCAACATCAGCAACGTGCCGCAGGAAGTGAGGCGAGAAG GTCCTGCCGCAGTTCTTGCGTTCCTGCGGGCGCACCTTCGTAAGGCGGAGCCTTGTCACCTCCTGAAGATGCTCCTGATTGGTCCGCCCAGACAGGGCAAGTCTGCCCTCCTGGAGGCGCTGCAGATGGGAAAAGTGTCTGCCTTCACGCCGGCCGAGTGCAGCATCTCCACCTCCACGTGGGAGCTGGACCATCCCAACGGAGGCAAAAACAAC AAGAAGCCTGTGGTGTTCAACGTGTGGGACGTGGGTGGTCCAGCCAGCATGTCAGCTGTCACTCAGTGTTTCTTCACCGACAGCGCCCTCTACGTGCTCACATGGAACCTCTCGCTGGGCGAGGAGGCCGTCGCTAGCCTGCAGACGTGGCTGCTCAACATCGAG GCGCGAGCACCCAACTCGGTTGTGGTGGTCGTGGGAACACATCTGGATCTCATCGACTCAAAGTTTCGCACAGAAAGGCTGGCGACACTCAGGGCTTACATCTTGGCACTTTGCCGTTCCCCGTCGGGCGCTCGGGCCAGTGGGTACCCTGACATCAGCTGTAAACATCTGCAGTCAGTAAACATCTTAGCAATGGGGGGGTGTATAGCGCAGGGAttcctcagtgtgtgtgtgtgtgtgtgtgtgtgtgtgtgtgtgtgtgtgtgtgtgtgtgcgcgtgtgtgtgtgtgtgtgtgcgtgtgtgtttgtgcgtgtgtgtgcgtgtgtgtgcgtgtgtgtgtgcgccgcAGCGAGGTGTCAAGTAGGACACTAGAAGGTTTGGATGGGCTGAAGAAGCTCATTCACCAGGCAGCGCTCTGGATGAAAGATGGCAGCGCCTCAGCGTGCGGCAGGAAGCTGTTGGGAAGGCTG ATCCCTCGTAGCTACCTGACCCTGCGGGAAGCCGTCATAGCGGAGAAAGGAAGACGCCACGCGGAGGGAGAAGTCCAGTTTCTCACTGAGGAGCATCTGGACCGCTTCATCCAACAAAACCCAGAAAGTGACATCAGAGACTATGAGGACCTGCAGTCTG CTCTCAACTTCCTCATGGAGACGGGAACGCTGCTCCACTTCCCTGACACGAGCCACGGCCTGTGCACGCTCTACTTCCTGTGTCCCGTCTGGCTGTCCGAGTGCCTGCAGAGGATCATCCACCTCAAGTCCTCGCGCTGTGTCGCCAGGAACGGCGTGATCCGAACCGAAGACCTCAGG ATGCTGCTGGTCGGGACTGGATTCACTCAGCACACCGAGGAGCAGTACTTTCAATTTTTGGCCAAGTTCGAGATCGCTCTGCCCGTGGCCAACAACAG CTACCTGCTGCCCCACCTCCTGCCCCCCAAGCCCGCCATGGACGTTCACTGCTTCCTGCCGCAGAGCACCAACATGCTCCAGCGCCTCTTCAAGATGAGCTTCGTCCCCGCCGGCTTCTGGGAGCGCTTCATCGCCAGGATGCTCATCAGCCTCACCGAGATGGACCGGCAG TCGTTTGAGCCCAAACGCAACACACGGACTCGCTGCAGCCGGACGTCCGTGATCTACAGCTTTGGAGGGAGCCATCAGAGGAACCGTTGCAGCACCTTCAGGGTCCGGCGCAGTCAGACCATTTACTGGAGGGAGGGGCTGCTTGTCACCTTTGATGGAGGCTACCTGAG CGTGGAGTCTTCAGATGTCaactggaagaagaagaagagcggcGGCATCAAGATCATCTGCCAGTCAGAGACCAGGGATTTCTCGGCTATGGCCTTCATCACGGACCACGTCAACGCTCTCATTGAGCAGTGGTTTCCGG CTCTGACGACCACCGAGAGCGACGGCAGCCTGGTCATGGAGCAATACGCCCCCTGCCCCTGGTGTGCTTCGTGGGTCCGACAGAACCAGACGGAGCTGCGGGATGGCCAGCCGGGCCAGGATGCAGACAGGGGCGGGGTTTACCTCTTCAACATGGAGGACTGTGCGCTGGCTGCCGCGGAGGAGGATCACATCGTCTGTCCTCGACACCCGGAGCAGCCCGTGCCCCTCCAGGAGCTGGTACCAGAACTCTTCATGACCGACTTCCCTGCACG GCTCTTTTTGGAGAAGAACCTCCTGGAATACTCTGAGGACGAGGCCAGCATCATCGGGCAGGGTGGCAGCGGTACCATCGTCTACCGGGCCCGGTACCGGGACCAGCCGGTGGCCATCAAGCGCTTTCACTTCCGGAAGTGCCGACAGCAGACGGTCACCACAG ACACCATGATGAAACACCTGCACTCAGCTGACGCATGTCGCTGCTTCTCCGAGTTCCGGCAAGAGGCCGCCATGCTGCACTCGCTGCAGCACCCGTGCGTGGTGTCGCTGGTGGGCGTGTCCATCCACCCGCTGTGCTTCGCCTTGCAGCTGGCGCCGCTTGGCAGCCTCAACTCTGTTCTGGAGGAGCGCTGCCAAG GCTGCAGGTACGCACCCTTAGGTCACATGATCACCTTCAAGGTGGCCTACCAGATAGCGGCTGGACTGGCTTACCTccacaggaagaacatcatcTTCTGTGACCTCAAGTCTGACAACATCCTGGTCTGGTCTCTTGAG GAAGAGCATCCTGTCAATGTCAAGCTGTCTGACTACGGAATCTCGCGACAGTCCTTCCATGAGGGGGCGCTGGGGGTGGAGGGCACGCCGGGCTACCAGGCCCCCGAGGTCCAACCTGGCGTCGTGTATGACGAGAAG GTGGACATGTTCTCATACGGCATGGTGCTGTATGAGCTGTTGTCGGGACGTCGGCCCACGCTGGGACATCGTCAGCTTCACATCTCCAAGAAGCTCTCCAAAGGAGTCAGACCGCATCTAGGAGAGCCGGAGGAGGTGCAGTTCCACTTCCTGCACGGCCTCATGATGGAATGTTGGGACACCAAGCCTGAGAAG CGTCCAATGGCGTCGCAGTGCGTCAGACGCATGATGGAACCGAGCTTCGCCTGCCTTCGCTACGTTTTGCAGAGCGGCAGCCACTCGCAGCTCTTCTTGTCCTCTCTGAAGGGACACGGTGTGGTCTTCTGGGACGGGGATGGCCATGATAG GAACTACAGCGTGCTGAACGTGGAGAAAGGTCAGGTGGAGGTGAAGAGGATGTCGTGTCCTGGCAGCAGAGTCAGCTGCCAGATGAAGTTGTCCAACACGCTGTGGGTGGCCACTGAG gaacaggaagtgtacATCTACATCCTCAAAGACATGTGTCCACTGCATCAGCCACAGAAACGTTTGTCCTGTCCCGCCGTCATTACCTGCTTCTTCCCTGTCCCAGCTGGAGAACAG AATCCGGAGCAGGTCTTCGCAGGGATGTCAGACGGCCTGGTGGCTGTCTACAGCGTGCAGGAGGGGCTTCCTGCAGAGGGGGAAGCCTACCTGTGCTCGCACACGCTCAATAAGACCTCCTTCGGTCTCCTGGACTCTGACCCCAGACAGAGATCCGTCCCGGTCCGGTGCATGGTTTTAGTTGGCGGGGGCTCCCAG CTGTGGTTTTCCAACGGGGCCGGTCTCCTGGTGGTCGACCGCGTGACCCTTGACCCTCTGCGGAGGCTGGACCCGTACGCGCCGCCGTCCTCCATCGTGTCCATGGCGACTGGCTTCAGCGCGTGGGGGGAAGAGTCGGTGTGGACGCTGGACGACGTCAGCAACACGCTGCTGCTCTTCCACGCCGCCTCCTTCTCGCCGTGCGCCCGCTACTG TTGCGGCGACTGCAATCCTCTTCGGGACGTCTTCGGTGTGCAGCGTCCGTCGGGCAACAGCGCTCATACGGAGGCAGTCaaagatgaggaggaggcggagcctaCAAGCACAGACGCGACGCTGATTTACAAAGAGGAGGCGGGGATTCAGCTCATCCCGCACCACGATTCGCTGACGGGCCACTCCATCTCGTCGTCCTGCTCCGTGGACACCTCTGACGTCAGCATCGCGCCCGCATCTTTGCAGCAGGATGGCGGCGGTGACGAGCGGCGGAAAGCTGAAAGGTCTTTTCCGTGTTTGCAAGCCGTCAAGGTCGTGATGGTGGAGGACCTCCTCTGGGTCTTCAG GCGCAGCGGAGATGTAATGCTAATTGAAGTGCAGCCGAATAGCGGCGAGCCGAGGGGGCGTGTCATCGCCGTCCTCAACCCTCCTGGAGGCTCCTCCGCTTTGGG CACGctggtggaggcggggcttgtGGCGAAGGAGACAGTAGTGTGCGGCTTCCGGAATGCTGACGCGGTGTGGAGCGTCTGTGCGTGGAGGGCGTGGCACTCCCGCCCGCTGGATGTCTTTTACCGCACCTCTGAGGAGCTGGGCCGTGTGGAGAGCAGCGTCAGGAGGAGGAGGTAG